AGGCCACGGCGGGCAGTTCGTCGCCGACCGCCACGTCGTCGAAGAGCCGCCGCGTCGTCACATCGGTCATCGTCTCGTTCAATCCTCGTCCTTGGGCACGTAGGCGTAGGTCCCGATCCGGATGCGCGCGACGACCTCCCCGGCCTCGGTCACCACGTCGCTCTCCCACTTCATGAACGCGCCGCGCCCGACCGAGGTCTCCTTGGGCTCGCACGACAGGAGGCGGTTGGAGCGCCGGCCGATGCGCTCGCCGGCCACCACCGGGCGGACGAAGTCGATGGCGACGTCGGTGCCGAAGAAGCCGCTGGTCCTGGGGCCGAGCGGCATGTCCTGGTTGTTGATCGGGCTCTTCACCGGCTGGGCGTCGCGGTCGTCGGTGTCGAACAGCACCTCCCCCGGCCGCCGCATGGCGGGGATGGTCCAGGCGACGACGCCCGTGGCGGGCATCGTCACGTCGTCGAAGCCGGCGGCCCGCGTCGCTCGTTCATCGGTGTGCAGGGCGCAGTCGAACTCCAGCGGTTCGAGGTAGCGGCGGATGGCCCCGCGCTCGACCGGGTCGGCCCCCATCGTCGCCGCGCCCGGTGCGAAGTCCCGGCCGACCGCGTCGACGACCGGCTGCCACTCGGCCTTCCAGTCCTGCCCGGTCGCTGTCGCTTCAGCGGTCAAAGAAGTACTCCGTCCTCGGTCAGTCGTGCGATCCGGTCGTCGGTGTAGCCCAGGACCTCGCGCAGGACGAGCGCGTTGTCCCGGCCCAGCGTCGGCGCCGGCCCGGCGGGGCGCCCCGGCGTGTCCGAGAGCAGGTAGCGCGGCCCCTCCACCACCGCCTCGCCGTGCAGCCGGTGCGGCAGCCGCACGATGTGGCCCCGCTCCGCGAGTTGCGGGTCCGACACGAAGTCCGCACTGGAGGCCGACCGGTGCGCCGGGACCCCGACCGCCTGCAGGCGCCGCTCGACCTCTTCGGCCCGCAGGCCGGCGGTCCAGCGCGCGAGCTGCTCGTCGAGGAGGTCGGCGTGCTCGCGCCGCTGCCCGGCGGTCCGCAGGTCGGCGCGGGCGGCCAGGTCGGCGCGGCCCATGGCCTCGGCCAGCCTCGGCCACTCGGCGTCGTCGCGCACCGCGATCGCGACGAAGCGGTCGGCGCCGTCCTCGCGCAGGCACGGGTACACGCCGTGCGGTGCGCAGACCTCGTCGCGGTTGCCCCGGCGCCGGGCGACGGCGCCGTCGATCCCGTAGTGGGCGACCTGGGGCGAGAGGAAGAAGGTCCCGGCCTCGATCTGGGCGACGTCGATGTGGCGCCCCGCCCCGGTGCGGCGGCGGTTCTCGACCGCGGCGAGCAGCGCGACCAGCGCGAGCCGCGGTCCGACGTAGTCGGTGTAGGGGCCGAACGGCCCCGTGGGCAGGTCGTCCTCCCAGCCGACGAGGTTCTGGAACCCGCTCAGGGAGGCGCCGACGTTGCCGTAGCCGGCCAGCGCCGACCACGGCCCCGACTGCCCGGCGATCGACGTGCTGAGCATGATCAGGGATGGGTCCTCCCGCGACAGCGAGGCGTAGTCCAGCCCCCATTTGGCCATCTGGCCGGGCGAGAACGACTCGATGACCACGTCGGCCCACGCCGCGAGGTCCCGCACGACCGCGCGGCCCTCCTCGGTCTTCAGGTCGACCGTCACGCCCAGCTTCCCGGCGTTGCAGTTGCCGTACAGCGCGGAGTTCTCCTCGCCGGGGGCGCCGCCGTGGAAGGGCTGCATCAGGCGCGCCGTCTCGATGCGGCGGCTCGACTCCACCCGGACGACCCGTGCGCCGAAGTCGGCGAGCGCGCGCCCGACCAGCGGGCCGGCGACGACCCAGGACAGGTCCAGGACCTTCAGCTCCGCCAGGGCCGCGGTCATGACGCCGCCTCCGCCCCGGCCCCGGCGAGCCAGTCGCCGACGACCTCCTCGGTGTGCTCGCCGATGCGGGGCGCCCCGCGGCGCACCCCGGGTCGGCCGTCGCCGCCGACCTGCGCGATCGCGCCCGGGATCCGGACCGGCACCCCGTCGATGTGCACGTGCGCCCAGTAGCCGCGCTCCTCCAGGTGCCGGCTCGCGCAGACGTCGGCGACGTCGAAGATCGCCATGCACAGCAGCCGGTGCTCCATCGCGGCCTCCAGCACCTGGCTCTTGGTCCGCGTGGCCAGGAAGGAGCCGACGGCGGCGCGCGCCTCGTCGAGGTCGCCGCCGGTCAGCTCGCCCTCGGCGATGAGTTCGGGCACGGCCTTCCAGTCCCACGCGGCGATGCGCCCGCTGACCGCCCCCTCCGAGTGCAGCCAGGTGAAGAGCCGGTTGGTGAAGTCGCCCGACGCCGGTCCCATCGACAGGTGCAGCTCCACCATGCCGTCCCTGCACCGCCATTTCTTGAGCCGGTTGGGGGTGGCCGCGCCGCTGCCGCTCTTGTCGCCGCCCGCGACGGGCCGGCGGTGCCACTCGGGCCTGGCGTCGCCCACCGCGTGCGCCAGCACCCTGGCCAGGGTCGCCACCCCCAGGCTCGCCTGCGCCGAGACGTCGACGACCTGTCCGCGGCCGGTCGAGCCCCTGGCCAGCACGGCGAGCATGGCGCCGGCCGCGGCGTCGGCGCTCGCGTGCAGGAAGGCCTGCGGGACGCTGATGCGCAGGGGCGGCCGGTCGCCGTCGCGGTGCGGGTCCAGCGGGCCGCCCGCGGCCCAGACCACGAGG
This sequence is a window from Spinactinospora alkalitolerans. Protein-coding genes within it:
- a CDS encoding CaiB/BaiF CoA transferase family protein, encoding MTAALAELKVLDLSWVVAGPLVGRALADFGARVVRVESSRRIETARLMQPFHGGAPGEENSALYGNCNAGKLGVTVDLKTEEGRAVVRDLAAWADVVIESFSPGQMAKWGLDYASLSREDPSLIMLSTSIAGQSGPWSALAGYGNVGASLSGFQNLVGWEDDLPTGPFGPYTDYVGPRLALVALLAAVENRRRTGAGRHIDVAQIEAGTFFLSPQVAHYGIDGAVARRRGNRDEVCAPHGVYPCLREDGADRFVAIAVRDDAEWPRLAEAMGRADLAARADLRTAGQRREHADLLDEQLARWTAGLRAEEVERRLQAVGVPAHRSASSADFVSDPQLAERGHIVRLPHRLHGEAVVEGPRYLLSDTPGRPAGPAPTLGRDNALVLREVLGYTDDRIARLTEDGVLL
- a CDS encoding CoA transferase; protein product: MIGHIRVLDLTDERGLLCGRLLADLGADVVQVEPAAGSSARSVPPVAATGSSMFWETFAANKRGVGLDLDSEQGCATVRALARRADVVVTSMPADWLRERGLDPEALRADDPGLIYTVISAFGWTGPKAGYADSDLVVWAAGGPLDPHRDGDRPPLRISVPQAFLHASADAAAGAMLAVLARGSTGRGQVVDVSAQASLGVATLARVLAHAVGDARPEWHRRPVAGGDKSGSGAATPNRLKKWRCRDGMVELHLSMGPASGDFTNRLFTWLHSEGAVSGRIAAWDWKAVPELIAEGELTGGDLDEARAAVGSFLATRTKSQVLEAAMEHRLLCMAIFDVADVCASRHLEERGYWAHVHIDGVPVRIPGAIAQVGGDGRPGVRRGAPRIGEHTEEVVGDWLAGAGAEAAS
- a CDS encoding FAS1-like dehydratase domain-containing protein, with protein sequence MTAEATATGQDWKAEWQPVVDAVGRDFAPGAATMGADPVERGAIRRYLEPLEFDCALHTDERATRAAGFDDVTMPATGVVAWTIPAMRRPGEVLFDTDDRDAQPVKSPINNQDMPLGPRTSGFFGTDVAIDFVRPVVAGERIGRRSNRLLSCEPKETSVGRGAFMKWESDVVTEAGEVVARIRIGTYAYVPKDED